From one Diorhabda carinulata isolate Delta chromosome 12, icDioCari1.1, whole genome shotgun sequence genomic stretch:
- the LOC130900206 gene encoding integrator complex subunit 4, which produces MAAVLKKRALAEYSQTIQETPSAIPTKKLRLVKKPISTTGKNFVTLVNLLEECKTSNEALNLLLQISDTDLEATDIAEVVKKLGDHFKNEKESSVRVKILSLLYDIGFENNSEIVTIIDETISLIKNDSSHKVIAQGMNTILKLGGLVTDAAITFHNKLVEVAKVYLKDTSHIVKSKCLEILGVHFPLSTNENTDKLIHLVRSYFNHDDARVRCQAFSTMLTLHERNFKINPNIYVDVSEALKDDYEIVRFVVLKLIWLLGNTYPENEILVPGSEHEIRLIDDAFGKICNGVTDLSMNVRMLAAKLLGTMKLVSPKFLCQTLDKKLMSNMRRKRTAHELAWENVTSGEWASGKKWADDAPKELIDADSISLMSSGACGAFVHGLEDEYLEVRSAAVESLCQLSITNPNFANMALDFLVDMFNDEIEDVRLKAIDSLRLISEHIILRDDQLETILGALEDFSQEVREGLHGMLASCRMSTSAGLKMCAEKLLDNLKRYPQDKRSTYRCLQMIGVKHPELVLPLVPQFLNIHPFFDTAEPDVENPQYICLLILILNAAKRSRTIVQLLEPHTLKHYLYLRDTMTQYVPVLNPPDSKLDNVVGPDPTVPESLNFLNNVINNLDISDKVHGSLLQTAKDHLNRLSEMDGGVAGAAQFTSLYISAQLEIHKILEKGFWANPSTLATQQSHNLRTGIENLLQLCLKLQFFFVGLTAVEQCSVKQVRLRALALNLVYVVKGSNASALAPCHHFLTIVEDMQKDLAASGLRPDHFTGIVLTELAQLEEPKPGAVARILIPILTEAKMEKIPTPNIDIKMSSAVILEPSNRSDTSLKFTAGLIMSVPFEAELVNLIDPGRVRLKIKYPDQRTQIVLPRPAHMKPLSCDKSGNGDGVGCNVRLLTSVLISHQVWSEACDVEINVALAIPEADIGKKKNMAEVSPTLLDLCRPIKVGVAPKPIKKTL; this is translated from the exons atggCTGCAGTTTTAAAAAAACGAGCTCTGGCAGAATATAGCCAAACTATACAAGAAACACCTTCAGCTATACCAACGAAAAAGCTTCGTCTGGTCAAGAAACCAATATCCACAACGGGCAAGAACTTTGTAACTTTAGTTAATTTACTAGAAGAATGCAAAACTAGTAATGAAGCTTTAAATCTACTACTTCAAATATCCGATACAGATCTCGAAGCGACCGATATCGCCGAGGTTGTTAAAAAACTCGGCGATcactttaaaaatgaaaaagaatcaTCGGTAAGGGTGAAAATTTTATCCTTACTTTACGACAtaggttttgaaaataattccgaaatagtaacaataatagacgaaacaatttcattgataaaaaatgatagTTCTCATAAAGTTATAGCTCAAGGTATGAATACTATATTAAAATTAGGGGGATTGGTAACCGATGCGGCTATAACATTCCATAACAAACTAGTAGAAGTTGCTAAAGTGTACTTGAAAGATACCAGTCACATTGTAAAATCGAAATGTTTAGAAATACTCGGAGTGCATTTTCCCTTAAGTACAAACGAAAATACagataaattaatacatttagtTAGATCGTACTTCAATCACGACGACGCACGAGTTAGATGTCAAGCTTTTTCCACTATGTTAACCTTACAcgaaagaaatttcaaaatcaatccCAATATTTACGTGGATGTAAGCGAGGCGTTAAAAGATGATTACGAAATCGTTAGATTCGTcgtattgaaattaatttggCTTTTGGGAAACACCTATCcggaaaatgaaattttagttcCTGGTAGTGAACACGAAATAAGGTTAATTGATGATGCGTTTGGTAAAATTTGTAATGGTGTTACCGATCTATCTATGAATGTTAGAATGCTAGCTGCAAAATTATTAG GTACGATGAAATTGGTGAGCCCGAAATTTTTGTGTCAAACGttggataaaaaattaatgtcgAATATGAGAAGGAAAAGGACGGCGCACGAACTCGCTTGGGAGAACGTGACTAGCGGCGAATGGGCCAGCGGCAAAAAATGGGCGGACGACGCCCCCAAAGAATTGATAGACGCCGATAGCATCAGCCTGATGAGCAGCGGCGCTTGCGGGGCGTTCGTGCACGGATTAGAAGACGAATATTTGGAGGTTAGATCGGCCGCGGTGGAATCCCTATGCCAATTATCGATAACCAACCCGAATTTCGCCAACATGGCGCTAGATTTTCTGGTCGACATGTTCAACGACGAAATCGAAGACGTCAGACTCAAAGCCATCGACAGTTTGAGGTTGATATCCGAACACATAATTTTAAGAGACGATCAATTAGAGACGATACTAGGAGCCCTCGAAGATTTTTCCCAAGAAGTCCGAGAAGGTTTGCACGGGATGTTGGCGTCGTGCAGGATGTCGACGTCGGCCGGTTTGAAAATGTGCGCCGAAAAATTATTGGACAACCTGAAGCGGTATCCGCAAGATAAAAGATCGACTTATCGTTGTTTGCAGATGATCGGCGTCAAACATCCCGAATTGGTTTTGCCGTTGGTGCCGCAATTTTTGAATATACACCCGTTTTTCGATACCGCCGAGCCGGACGTCGAAAACCCCCAATACATATGCCTCCTTATACTGATTTTGAACGCCGCCAAACGGTCCCGCACCATAGTGCAACTATTGGAGCCGCACACTCTAAAGCACTACCTCTATTTGCGGGACACCATGACTCAGTACGTTCCGGTTCTGAACCCGCCGGACTCCAAACTCGATAACGTCGTCGGGCCCGATCCGACCGTCCCGGAAAGCTTGAATTTCTTGAATAACGTCATCAACAATTTGGATATATCGGATAAGGTGCACGGTTCGTTATTACAAACGGCCAAAGATCATTTGAACAGGCTGAGCGAGATGGACGGCGGCGTGGCGGGCGCGGCGCAATTCACGTCTCTCTACATATCGGCCCAATTGGAAATACACAAAATATTGGAAAAGGGTTTTTGGGCCAATCCGAGTACGTTGGCTACGCAACAGTCGCACAATTTGAGGACCGGCATAGAAAATTTGTTGCAATTATGTTTGAAGTTGCAATTTTTCTTCGTCGGACTCACCGCCGTCGAACAGTGCTCGGTAAAACAGGTTAGATTGCGAGCTCTGGCTCTGAATTTGGTTTACGTGGTGAAAGGCAGCAACGCCTCGGCCCTGGCGCCTTGCCATCATTTTTTGACGATCGTCGAGGATATGCAGAAAGATTTGGCCGCGTCCGGTTTGCGACCGGACCATTTTACCGGAATCGTTCTAACGGAATTGGCGCAATTGGAGGAACCCAAACCGGGAGCCGTGGCTAGGATACTGATTCCGATATTAACCGAAGCTAAAATGGAGAAAATACCGACGCCGAATATCGATATCAAGATGAGTTCGGCTGTGATATTAGAGCCGAGCAATCGATCTGATACGTCGCTTAAATTTACGGCCGGTTTGATAATGTCGGTGCCGTTCGAAGCCGAGTTGGTGAATTTGATCGATCCCGGTAGGGTGCGTCTTAAAATTAAGTATCCCGATCAGAGGACGCAGATCGTTTTGCCGAGGCCGGCTCACATGAAACCTTTGTCGTGCGACAAATCGGGAAACGGCGACGGCGTCGGTTGTAACGTTAGACTTTTGACCTCGGTTTTGATATCTCATCAAGTTTGGTCGGAAGCTTGTGACGTCGAAATCAACGTGGCTCTAGCTATACCGGAAGCTGATAtaggaaagaagaagaatatggCGGAGGTAAGTCCGACTCTGTTGGATTTGTGTAGGCCTATCAAAGTTGGCGTTGCGCCCAAACCGATCAAGAAAACTTTgtaa
- the LOC130900210 gene encoding uncharacterized protein LOC130900210, whose product MSFLYIIIFYIIITITEGKNKSCEDNKSIHGLGTVLFTSADIYKQCWSQEEIAILSTRLILEDLLPDISILNIDCNDFVEDIVSYFRLLIEVVKKATRGRKKRITLLALTDLLGAYLQYAVLPVARYSYYAGVIDYTRIAKLIQLFEEIKWFLRTNGQGWPKPMKITSSIVIEPINFDLEKPNVKSCCDQLIFFESERRSEDDNVTGVVVRSHIDFPLPFFDSTVRPNSIAVPFKRYPLRNIESRKVSYILMKFFIGAVQCLKEKKTETETQQRFLNNFFGWIKKDVLPKLEDDKFYSAFGGILRVDETLKTLGAIAFTNATCLPEGEQEMAVPGAGGNNKKDSPSLLLIIMLVIIIIWFVVGTAFICYRMRRHRKKPHDPDRKPEPDVYSSSTTVRSKWSIFSKNKSDRESTFGKCKCSAKSTPYSSSYTSDYDIEEKNKKNKQKKDKSVTICYPPPFAVPYRNKNEPAIIETKTTMKKLPSIEEISEITVESKRKRTEKSDYFHPEREQFSKKQQKKGGTSRQGHMVFCENLNSSESGSISHSKFCKKKHPSGKIDAVDECWCDILGANNEDEYIETSAIDVDEYALEQTNDTSPNSGKPHKTSSLEVSFKDTDRDVDKRRHIRRGKSNSEGEEDPSPGHSRREETTADELSGATDKEISSHPYACHSSLTGDYANRNRDGKPHIFGYDFQTSSSSEFTEEETDLKTSTSK is encoded by the exons atgtcatttttatatattattatattttacataattataaCAATCACGGAAGGAAAAAATAAGTCATGCGAAGATAATAAAAGTATACACGGCCTCGGTACTGTATTATTTACATCAGCTGACATATATAAACAGTGTTGGTCACAAGAAGAAATCGCGATACTTTCAACTAGATTGATTTTGGAGGATTTACTACCGGACATATCGATTTTGAATATCGATTGTAACGATTTTGTGGAAGATATAGTCAGCTATTTTAGATTACTCATAGAAGTTGTTAAAAAAGCTACACGGGgaagaaaaaaacgtattacACTACTAGCTCTGACAGATTTACTTGGCGCTTATCTACAATACGCGGTGTTGCCAGTAGCTCGTTATTCATATTACGCGGGTGTTATAG ATTACACAAGAATCGCCAAATTAATCCAATTATTCGAGGAAATCAAATGGTTTTTGCGTACCAACGGACAAGGTTGGCCGAAACCAATGAAGATAACATCTTCGATTGTCATAGAACCGATAAATTTCGATTTGGAAAAACCGAACGTTAAAAGTTGTTGCGaccaattgatttttttcgaatcGGAACGCCGTTCCGAAGATGATAACGTCACAGGGGTCGTAGTACGATCGCACATAGATTTTCCGTTACCTTTTTTCGATTCAACCGTACGACCAAATTCGATAGCGGTACCTTTCAAAAGGTATCCACTGAGAAACATCGAATCGAGGAAAGTTTCGTacatattgatgaaattttttatag GTGCTGTACAATgtttaaaagagaaaaaaacgGAAACAGAAACCCAACAGAGATTCCTCAACAACTTTTTCGGTTGGATTAAAAAAGACGTGTTACCAAAATTGGAAGACGACAAATTTTATTCGGCATTCGGCGGTATTTTGCGAGTGGACGAAACGTTAAAAACCCTAGGAGCGATCGCGTTCACCAACGCGACGTGCCTACCCGAAGGCGAACAAGAAATGGCCGTCCCCGGGGCGGGcggaaacaacaaaaaagattCGCCGTCGCtcctattaataataatgttggtaataataataatttggttCGTCGTCGGCACGGCGTTTATATGCTACAGAATGAGAAGGCATCGGAAGAAACCCCACGATCCAGACCGCAAACCAGAACCGGACGTTTATTCCTCCAGTACCACGGTCCGCAGCAAATGgtcgatattttcgaaaaacaaatcCGATCGAGAATCGACGTTCGGCAAATGCAAATGTTCCGCGAAATCCACGCCGTACAGCAGCTCCTACACCAGCGACTACGATAtcgaggaaaaaaataaaaaaaacaaacagaaaaaagaCAAATCGGTGACGATTTGTTACCCGCCCCCGTTCGCCGTTCCTTATAGGAATAAAAACGAACCGGCGATCATCGAAACGAAAACCACGATGAAGAAATTACCTTCGATCGAAGAAATATCCGAAATAACGGTCGAAAGTAAACGTAAGAGAACCGAAAAGTCCGATTATTTTCATCCCGAACGCgaacaattttcaaa AAAACAGCAGAAAAAAGGTGGTACGTCAAGACAAGGACACATGGTTTTTTGCGAAAATTTGAACAGCAGCGAATCCGGTTCGATTTCCCATTCGAAATTTTGCAAGAAAAAACATCCGAGCGGCAAAATCGACGCCGTAGATGAATGCTGGTGCGATATTCTCGGAGCTAACAACGAAGATGAATATATCGAAACGTCGGCAATCGATGTCGACGAATACGCGTTGGAACAAACTAACGATACGTCGCCGAATTCGGGAAAACCGCACAAAACGTCGAGCTTGGAGGTTTCCTTCAAAGATACGGACCGAGACGTGGATAAACGACGTCATATCCGGCGCGGAAAATCGAATTCAGAAG GCGAAGAAGATCCGTCACCGGGACATTCTCGTCGAGAGGAAACGACCGCCGATGAATTGTCGGGGGCGACGGACAAAGAAATTTCGTCGCATCCGTACGCCTGTCATTCCAGTTTAACCGGAGATTATGCGAATCGAAATAGAGACGGAAAACCGCACATATTCGGATACGATTTTCAAACTTCCAGTTCTTCGGAATTTACCGAAGAAGAAACCGATTTGAAAACGTCTACttctaaatga
- the LOC130900253 gene encoding uncharacterized protein LOC130900253 — MTEDCADRDCLRCGSKGCVKCANLIVHPTRACVSECPFGHVQKWSTTVDYVGKVCRHNGNFLGLSNNAIAVLTGVLTGTILCVVLLTCAVLYIKYRRKNFPSLSETSSEADDTPERKDFVKQLETLRPYAENYLDMLNDTRRQIRELHVEGDASAVSVYRPVVRDLAKILLLLNRPVDKLTAPDDWEHLFDWAEKALKRYKRMSETSHLQVAQLVDFLQGPVITTDMARDADSSRGSTTMSTFKPNQVFGSSLSLQDIAINNFTSNYDSKCHLPLNPQWKFEYSLVNNVPTSEFNPTSWKNSKEYLNNSLFLEDDFYQLGFRPQDEITTEL; from the exons ATGACTGaag aTTGTGCGGATCGAGACTGTTTGCGGTGCGGGTCGAAAGGATGCGTCAAATGCGCCAATTTAATCGTCCACCCGACGCGAGCGTGCGTCTCGGAGTGCCCGTTCGGACACGTGCAAAAGTGGAGCACCACCGTAGACTACGTGGGAAAAGTGTGTCGCCACAACGGGAATTTCCTGGGATTGTCCAACAACGCCATCGCCGTATTAACCGGCGTACTGACCGGTACAATCCTCTGCGTCGTACTCCTAACGTGCGCCGTACTGTACATaaaatacagaagaaaaaattttccttcTTTGAGCGAAACGAGCTCGGAAGCTGACGATACGCCGGAACGGAAGGATTTCGTCAAACAATTGGAAACTTTGAGGCCGTACGCGGAGAATTACTTGGATATGTTGAACGACACCAGGAGGCAGATAAGAGAATTGCACGTAGAAGGAGACGCGTCCGCTGTATCGGTGTACAGACCCGTAGTACGAGATTTAGCGAAGATCCTCCTGTTACTGAACAGACCCGTCGATAAATTGACCGCGCCCGACGATTGGGAGCACCTCTTCGATTGGGCTGAAAAGGCCTTGAAGAGGTACAAGAGAATGAGCGAAACGTCTCATTTACAAGTAGCGCAGTTGGTCGATTTTTTGCAGGGACCCGTCATAACCACCGATATGGCTAGAGATGCGGATAGTTCGCGTGGTAGTACCACTATGAGTACCTTCAAGCCGAACCAAGTGTTCGGATCTAGTTTAAGTTTGCAAGATATCgctattaataattttacgaGTAATTATGACTCTAAATGTCATTTACCTTTGAATCCTCAATGGAAATTCGAGTATTCTTTGGTAAATAATGTGCCCACCTCCGAATTTAACCCCACTTCTTGGAAAAACAgtaaagaatatttgaataattctttatttttggaagaCGACTTCTATCAACTCGGGTTTAGACCACAAGACGAAATAACGACTGAATTGTAA